The Arachidicoccus terrestris genome includes the window GTCTGCAGACGGATGGCCTGGGTTTCAGGATGTAATTTTTTATTTGACATGTACTATTTAAAATTATGCGTATAATGATTAAATGCTGTTGGTGTGTGGCGGCTGTAGCCCGCATGAAGGGATTATTGCCCGTTCAAGACTAGTTCATAACGGATAGTCGCACCGGCGGCACGTAACGTTGCAGCCACAGAACAGTACTTATCCAAAGAAAGATCGATCGCCTTTTTAGCGCTTACTCTGTCCACGTCTCCGTCGATCATGAAAGTAATGAAGATCTCTTTCCAAAGAGAAGGCTCTTTGTCCGCCTCTCGTTCTCCATTAACGGTCACTTTATAATCGCTGATCTGCTGTTTTCTCTTTTTAAGGATTTGAAGCACATCTATACTGGCGCAGCCTGCGAGTGCATTGAGGAGCAATTGCATGGGCCGGGCCCCATATCCTTCACCTCCCATCTCTGGTTTGGTGTCCATTTTGGTGATTATTCCGTTCTCATCAATGGAATCAAAGGCAAAATGCTGACCGGCGCGGATTAATTCTATTTGGGCCATAATTGATCTATTTGGAGGGCAAAATTAGGTATAAAAGTGACACAATGATCCTGCCGGAAGAAATTTATGCCTTTCTGTCACTCAATTGTTATAATATATGTCGCGTTCGTGCCAAAAGAGCTTACAATCCAAAATTGGAGTTATCTTTGTATTTCAATCTAGTAATTATTCAACCTTAAATTAAAAAGTTATGGCTTTAGAATTTACCGACGCCAACTTCCAAAATGAAGTGATTGCAAACGATAAATTAACCGTTGTGGATTTTTGGGCAGAATGGTGCGGGCCATGTCGCGCAATCGGGCCTGTTGTTGAAGAACTGGCCAAAGAGTATGAAGGACAGGTAAAGGTAGGCAAACTCAATGTCGATAATAATCCGGATGTCAGTGTAAAATATGGCATTACTTCTATTCCTGCTATTCTCTTTATTAAAAACGGGGAAGTCGTTGACAAACAGAT containing:
- the trxA gene encoding thioredoxin; translation: MALEFTDANFQNEVIANDKLTVVDFWAEWCGPCRAIGPVVEELAKEYEGQVKVGKLNVDNNPDVSVKYGITSIPAILFIKNGEVVDKQIGAVPKSVLDQKIKAHL
- a CDS encoding OsmC family protein, with protein sequence MAQIELIRAGQHFAFDSIDENGIITKMDTKPEMGGEGYGARPMQLLLNALAGCASIDVLQILKKRKQQISDYKVTVNGEREADKEPSLWKEIFITFMIDGDVDRVSAKKAIDLSLDKYCSVAATLRAAGATIRYELVLNGQ